Proteins from one Oscillatoria sp. FACHB-1407 genomic window:
- a CDS encoding malic enzyme-like NAD(P)-binding protein, translating to MVKLTPNPSFSLTIRVKLPNQAGMLAYVTQAIAAAGGNIGQIDLIERELKVLVRDITVDAFSAEHAEMIVSTVKALEDIKVLSVYDRTFNLHRGGKIKVQSKIPLRNQGDLAMAYTPGVGRICTAIAEDPAQVYSLTIKSNTVAIVTDGSAVLGLGNLGPEGALPVMEGKAMLFKEFAGIDAFPICLATQDTDAIVETVKNIAPVFGGVNLEDISAPRCFEIEARLQRELNIPIFHDDQHGTAIVSLAALFNALKLVRKSMDQVKIVINGAGAAGVAIARLLQKAGAKTIYMCDSKGILSHDRTDLNPQKREFAVNESGSLAVAMVGADVFMGVSAPGVLTPEMVRSMAKDPIVFAMANPIPEIQPELVAEDVAVMATGRSDYPNQINNVLAFPGIFRGALDCRAQTMTTSMYLEAAGAIASLIKPSDLDPEHIIPSAFDDRVATAVAAAVQRAARQDGVAGH from the coding sequence ATGGTCAAACTGACACCCAACCCCAGTTTTAGCCTTACAATTCGTGTCAAACTTCCCAACCAGGCAGGCATGCTGGCGTATGTGACGCAGGCGATCGCAGCGGCTGGGGGCAACATTGGGCAGATCGACCTGATTGAGCGAGAGTTAAAGGTCTTAGTGCGCGATATTACGGTGGATGCCTTCAGTGCAGAGCACGCCGAGATGATCGTCTCGACGGTTAAGGCGTTGGAAGACATCAAGGTCTTGAGTGTGTACGATCGCACCTTCAACCTGCATCGGGGCGGCAAGATCAAAGTACAGAGCAAGATTCCCCTCCGCAACCAGGGCGATCTGGCGATGGCATACACGCCGGGTGTGGGACGCATTTGTACGGCGATCGCGGAAGATCCTGCGCAGGTCTATTCTCTGACGATCAAGAGCAACACGGTGGCGATCGTCACCGATGGCAGTGCAGTGCTCGGCTTGGGCAATTTGGGTCCAGAGGGAGCCTTGCCTGTGATGGAGGGCAAAGCCATGTTGTTTAAGGAATTTGCCGGAATCGACGCCTTCCCCATCTGTCTAGCGACCCAAGACACGGACGCGATCGTGGAAACGGTCAAAAACATTGCTCCTGTGTTTGGTGGTGTCAATCTTGAAGACATCAGTGCCCCCCGTTGCTTTGAAATTGAGGCTCGGTTGCAGCGTGAGCTAAATATTCCAATCTTTCATGATGATCAGCACGGCACGGCGATCGTCAGTCTGGCGGCTCTGTTCAACGCTTTGAAGCTGGTTCGCAAGTCGATGGATCAGGTGAAGATCGTGATTAACGGGGCAGGTGCAGCAGGTGTGGCGATCGCCCGTCTCCTGCAAAAGGCAGGTGCTAAGACGATTTATATGTGTGATTCAAAAGGTATTCTCAGCCACGATCGCACCGATTTGAATCCGCAGAAGCGAGAGTTTGCGGTCAACGAGAGTGGGTCGTTAGCGGTTGCGATGGTAGGTGCCGATGTGTTTATGGGAGTGAGTGCCCCCGGTGTGTTGACACCAGAGATGGTGCGATCGATGGCCAAAGACCCGATTGTTTTTGCGATGGCAAATCCGATCCCTGAAATTCAACCGGAACTGGTTGCCGAGGATGTCGCGGTCATGGCAACGGGACGCAGCGACTATCCCAACCAGATCAACAACGTGCTCGCGTTTCCGGGGATCTTCCGGGGTGCCCTCGACTGTCGTGCCCAAACGATGACCACCTCGATGTATCTGGAAGCGGCTGGGGCGATCGCCTCTCTCATCAAACCCTCTGATCTCGACCCAGAGCACATTATCCCTTCCGCCTTTGACGATCGGGTTGCAACCGCAGTCGCCGCTGCCGTTCAACGCGCTGCCCGTCAAGATGGCGTAGCAGGACATTAG
- a CDS encoding DUF427 domain-containing protein: protein MKRIPPGPGQESVWDYPRPPRLEETSKHLQVIFNGVTIADTHHAKRVLETSHPPTYYIPPKDIRMEYLIQTPRSTFCEWKGQASYYTIQVGDRQVQNAAWFYTHPTPGFASIQDHVSFYAHLMDGCYVDGELVQAQAGDFYGGWITKDIVGPFKGGAGTWGW, encoded by the coding sequence ATGAAGCGCATTCCCCCAGGTCCCGGTCAAGAATCTGTTTGGGATTATCCCCGTCCGCCTCGGCTTGAGGAAACCAGTAAGCACCTTCAAGTCATTTTTAACGGCGTCACAATTGCGGATACTCATCACGCCAAGCGAGTGCTGGAAACGAGCCATCCCCCGACCTACTACATTCCGCCGAAAGACATTCGGATGGAATATCTGATTCAAACGCCCCGCTCGACCTTCTGTGAATGGAAGGGGCAGGCGAGTTACTACACCATTCAAGTGGGCGATCGCCAGGTGCAAAACGCGGCTTGGTTTTATACCCATCCCACCCCTGGATTTGCATCGATTCAAGATCACGTGTCGTTTTACGCTCACTTGATGGATGGATGTTACGTCGATGGCGAACTAGTACAAGCGCAGGCGGGTGATTTCTACGGTGGATGGATCACGAAGGATATCGTAGGTCCCTTTAAGGGGGGTGCAGGTACGTGGGGATGGTAG
- a CDS encoding CPBP family intramembrane glutamic endopeptidase, giving the protein MPTYALEWNAIEAVALKKLQFLLAHSSSTLPTPHSLLPIPFFIKLYRYSSVPMFSRDRLAKSPAFIRVGIFLVTLLLGWLPFAAVLRVMVQDANLLNILAMSLLFVEFLVLLRFWGRRIYRQSAVFSSYGLGMSRQQQLDLMQGLAIGLISLFILFWVQAGLGWVAWRSPSPHLPRFFLEGALTGFGVGFAEELIFRGWLLQELEQDYTAKTALWINSFAFAILHFLKPLDEVWQLLPQIGGLWLLGLILVWAKWATQGRLGLPIGLHAGLVWGFYLINVGEWVDYTQQVPEWVTGIDRNPLAGIMGLLVLSGLAIAFRGRAQQQKMW; this is encoded by the coding sequence ATGCCTACATATGCTTTGGAGTGGAACGCGATCGAGGCGGTTGCCCTAAAAAAATTACAATTCCTATTGGCTCACTCCTCATCTACGCTCCCCACTCCCCATTCCCTACTCCCTATTCCCTTCTTCATCAAACTATACCGCTACTCCTCAGTCCCTATGTTTTCTCGCGATCGCCTCGCTAAATCTCCCGCTTTCATACGGGTAGGCATTTTTTTAGTCACCCTGCTACTCGGTTGGTTGCCATTTGCGGCAGTTCTCCGGGTGATGGTGCAAGATGCCAACCTGTTGAACATTCTGGCGATGTCATTGCTGTTTGTCGAATTTTTGGTGTTGCTGCGGTTCTGGGGTCGGCGCATCTACCGCCAAAGCGCAGTATTTTCTAGCTATGGTTTGGGCATGAGTCGGCAACAGCAATTAGACCTGATGCAGGGACTGGCAATCGGGTTGATCAGCTTATTTATTCTATTTTGGGTACAGGCTGGGCTGGGTTGGGTTGCGTGGCGATCGCCTTCCCCCCACTTGCCCCGATTTTTTCTGGAAGGCGCGTTGACTGGATTTGGGGTTGGTTTTGCTGAAGAACTGATATTTCGCGGTTGGCTGTTGCAGGAGTTAGAGCAAGACTACACTGCCAAAACAGCGTTGTGGATCAACAGTTTTGCCTTTGCCATACTGCATTTTCTGAAACCGTTGGATGAAGTGTGGCAACTGCTCCCGCAAATTGGAGGGTTGTGGTTACTGGGCTTGATTCTGGTATGGGCAAAATGGGCAACTCAGGGGCGATTGGGCTTACCGATTGGACTTCACGCTGGGCTGGTTTGGGGATTTTATCTGATTAATGTTGGTGAATGGGTAGATTACACCCAACAAGTACCAGAGTGGGTCACAGGGATCGATCGCAATCCCCTCGCTGGGATTATGGGCTTACTCGTTTTAAGCGGTTTAGCGATCGCCTTTAGAGGGCGAGCACAGCAGCAGAAGATGTGGTAG
- a CDS encoding DUF3611 family protein, with amino-acid sequence MANRSESFSLPPAVRRAAGAFRIIGWISFWAQIVLAVVSAGVLSFASLNLNANAPRPSIPTAPGVTPVATDNSITGFGFFFAVCGLVVLFIGAYWAFRYTRLSRRLATSNTQIRPKRGDAVQALRIGLLINLVGMLLTILGAQAIVGALVAKSMSQGFAVFAGSIPPYISPLQIFLVQANINTIMAHFVGVGSTLWLIQTMNRQ; translated from the coding sequence ATGGCAAACAGGTCAGAATCATTTTCGCTACCACCCGCTGTGCGACGAGCCGCAGGAGCTTTTCGCATTATCGGATGGATCAGCTTTTGGGCGCAGATTGTGTTGGCAGTTGTCTCTGCCGGAGTTCTATCGTTTGCCAGTCTAAACCTCAACGCCAATGCGCCTCGTCCTAGCATTCCTACTGCCCCAGGGGTGACCCCCGTTGCCACCGACAATTCGATTACAGGCTTCGGATTTTTCTTTGCTGTGTGCGGCTTAGTGGTGCTGTTCATTGGCGCATACTGGGCATTTCGGTATACGCGCTTGTCCCGCCGCTTGGCCACGTCCAATACTCAAATTCGCCCCAAACGCGGAGATGCGGTTCAGGCATTGCGAATTGGATTGTTGATCAATCTGGTCGGGATGTTGCTGACCATCTTGGGAGCACAGGCGATCGTCGGTGCACTTGTTGCCAAATCGATGTCTCAAGGGTTTGCAGTCTTCGCAGGCAGCATTCCCCCTTACATCAGTCCACTACAAATCTTTTTGGTGCAAGCCAACATCAACACCATCATGGCGCACTTCGTGGGAGTCGGGTCTACGTTGTGGCTGATTCAAACCATGAATCGTCAGTAG